A genomic window from Lotus japonicus ecotype B-129 chromosome 1, LjGifu_v1.2 includes:
- the LOC130727441 gene encoding uncharacterized protein LOC130727441 isoform X1, with amino-acid sequence MLFEVCCGERLSDNMMVWGFKGPQVPRWDIIAEKLGFMLVFGDLVWIDMTQCRQRTVQKMWKTVIHGKSLQVLILLVRLFWF; translated from the exons ATGCTATTTGAGGTGTGTTGTGGGGAAAGACTGTCGGATAACATGATG GTATGGGGCTTCAAAGGTCCACAAGTGCCTCG CTGGGACATAATTGCAGAGAAACTGGGTTTCATGTTGGTCTTTGGAGATTTAGTGTGGATTGATATGACTCAATGCAGGCAGAGAACTGTTCAAAAAATGTGGAAGACTGTCATACATGGCAAGTCCTTGCAG GTATTGATCTTGCTGGTCAGATTGTTTTGGTTCTAA
- the LOC130727439 gene encoding uncharacterized protein LOC130727439 — MKNRKRSHASSEDVGATEDRHRRLHASSRRGDHAATSQAVEASAPVVSPPSPMIEVPLVDYSPSPTVEIPTVVSPPSPMVESSGEESSGEESSGEESSGEESSGEASSGMGGSDEDSIPPPTVDADVLPPEQGEQGAQGGEEDLIQRLPPFPGGPVELSLLTHYADHKAPWAWHALLRTDERYVDRRQLKVATAGGKVWNLACDGDSDSHRRV; from the coding sequence atgaagaacagaaagaggtctcatgcttctagtgaggatgtcggggctactgaggatagacaccggcggttacatgcttctagccggcgcggcgatcatgctgcaacctctcaggcggtggaggcttcagctccagttgtttctccgccgtctcccatgattgaggttcctctggttgattattcgccgtctcccacggttgagatacctacagttgtttctccgccctctcccatggttgagtcatcaggcgaggagtcctcaggcgaggagtcctcaggcgaggagtcttccggcgaggagtcatcaggcgaggcctcatccggcatgggaggatctgacgaggatagtattcctccgcctactgttgatgctgatgtcctgccgccagagcagggggagcagggggcacagggtggcgaggaggacctgatccagaggttgccgccgtttccgggggggcctgttgagctatcgctcctcacccattatgctgatcacaaggctccctgggcgtggcatgcactcctacgcacagacgagcggtatgtggaccgtcgacagttgaaggtggccacagctggggggaaggtttggaaccttgcttgtgatggtgattcagacagtcacaggcgggtttga
- the LOC130732176 gene encoding uncharacterized protein LOC130732176 yields the protein MANENEDVGDEVVEVTRCRKDIWPPNIESYFIGLMEEEVKKGNRQSTTLTRDAWRRIREEMKIQFGKEYTYDQFKNKFNQLRGKWKDFNNLLKMKTGIGYNSATGQIIATNDEWKKLFEKFKFAKKFKKKGCLHYEKLCVIYGDTITSGANEHPSTKSPSIGNDDDSEGDFDKDENVGKETREMNASENAQVAFANAMTIFGEHTKKKMERMDKNQVGTSTNSTEAVGQSSEQDLEKMVTCLRVLQGLEGIDGASFSKALKLLKEDAIWRTLFLELNDERKKDFVLNLI from the exons ATGGCAAATGAGAATGAAGATGTTGGGGATGAGGTGGTTGAGGTTACAAGATGCAGAAAAGATATATGGCCTCCAAACATAGAATCCTACTTTATTGGTTTAATGGAGGAGGAAGTTAAGAAGGGTAATAGACAAAGCACTACTCTAACAAGGGATGCATGGAGGCGTATAAGGGAGGAGATGAAAATCCAATTTGGCAAGGAATACACATATGATCAATTTAAGAACAAATTCAATCAACTAAGGGGAAAATGGAAGGATTTTAATAATCTGTTGAAAATGAAGACTGGAATTGGATACAACTCAGCCACTGGACAAATTATCGCCACAAATGATGAGTGGAAGAAACTGTTTGAG AAGTTCAAGTTTGCAAAGAAATTTAAGAAGAAAGGTTGCTTGCATTATGAAAAATTGTGTGTCATTTATGGGGACACTATTACTTCTGGTGCAAATGAGCACCCTTCTACCAAAAGTCCTTCAATTGgtaatgatgatgatagtgaagGAGACTTTGACAAGGATGAAAATGTTGGTAAGGAAACTAGGGAAATGAATGCAAGTGAGAATGCTCAAGTGGCATTTGCTAATGCTATGACAATTTTTGGAGAACATACTAAAAAGAAGATGGAGAGGATGGACAAGAATCAAGTTGGAACATCAACTAATTCCACAGAAGCAGTTGGCCAGAGTAGTGAGCAAGATTTGGAAAAAATGGTGACTTGTTTAAGGGTCCTTCAAGGACTTGAAGGCATTGATGGTGCTTCTTTTTCAAAGGCTTTGAAGTTATTGAAAGAAGATGCTATATGGAGAACTTTGTTTCTGGAACTAAATGATGAGCGGAAGAAAGACTTTGTTCTGAATCTTATTTAG
- the LOC130727438 gene encoding protein MAINTENANCE OF MERISTEMS-like, with the protein MPFGEMTITLDDVSALLHLPMGSRFYTPGRGERDECAALCAQLMGGSVGIYEAEFDTNRSQTIRFGVLQTRYEAALAEHRYEDAARIWLVNQLGATLFASKSGGYHTTVYWIGMLEDLGRVCEYAWGAIALATLYDQLSRASRRGTAQMGGFTSLLLGWVYEYLSDRVIIRRADPEYSQDQPRARRWAMSRVGHAGLDERRVMLDELTVDDVIWTPFEDHRAHRPRDPRAMYSGYIRSPFGRVVRRHLPERVLRQFGFIQDVPRHPSEIQTSGSLAETADAAFAEFAPHLRPQGIPATYPGEAVEDYMRWYSAVSHRFIIPDDRREEFSAVTVMRRAVDLLEQSLEVPDAPAEGTHSRSLTERALDLIRSNAFIGTQGVAFAAVRGARAAGGRGRGDRARGGRGRGGRARGEGAPAEGARGGRGRGPRGRRGAGRGRGE; encoded by the exons atgccgttcggggagatgactatcaccttggacgacgtgtcggctcttctccatctccccatggggtcgaggttctatacgcctgggaggggggagagggacgagtgtgcagcgctctgtgctcagttgatgggaggatctgttggtatttatgaggctgagtttgatacgaataggtcccagactattcgctttggggtcttgcagacccggtatgaggctgcgttggcgg agcaccgatatgaggacgctgcacggatttggctggtgaaccagctaggcgccacgctctttgctagcaagagcggaggctaccatacgaccgtctactggatagggatgttggaggatcttggtcgagtgtgcgagtacgcgtggggcgcgattgcgctcgctacgctatacgaccagcttagtcgagcgtccaggagggggacggcccagatgggaggttttacctcgctcctgctaggatgggtctacgagtacctttctgaccgcgtcattatccgtagggcggatccggagtactcgcaggaccagcctagggcgcggcggtgggctatgtcccgggtcgggcatgcaggccttgatgagaggcgagtcatgctcgatgagctgacggtggatgacgttatatggaccccatttgaggaccatcgggctcatcgaccacgggatccgagggccatgtattctggctacatccggtcgccatttggccgtgttgttcgacggcatctaccagagagggttctgcgccagtttggcttcatacaggatgtccctcgacacccctctgagatccagacgtctgggtcccttgctgagaccgcagatgctgcctttgctgagtttgcgccgcacctccgccctcaggggatccccgctacatatccgggagaggctgtggaggattacatgaggtggtacagcgctgtgtcccatcggttcatcatccctgatgataggagggaggagttcagtgcagtg actgttatgcgtcgggccgtggacttgttggagcagtcactcgaggtgccagatgctcctgcagagggcacgcattcccgatccctcactgagagggcgctggatcttattagatccaatgccttcattggtacccagggggtagcctttgctgctgtccgaggagctagagctgcaggaggcagaggtcgtggagacagagcgcgtggaggcagaggccgtggaggcagagcccgtggagagggtgctcctgcagagggtgcgcgtggaggcagaggccgtggacctagaggtcgtagaggggccggtaggggtcggggcgagtga
- the LOC130727440 gene encoding molybdate transporter 1-like, translating to MASSPPNPPPFSTTDPEALQLPTAATTDTPPTTAFSAVQKLKRNLILHSTWAELNGAMGDLGTYIPIVLSLTLAKNLNLGTTLIFTGMYNIITGAIYGVPMPVQPMKSIAAEALSDPNFAVPEIMASGILTGAVLMVLGCTGLMQLAYKLIPLCVVRGIQLAQGLSFAFTAVKYVRKVQNLPKSKALENRHWFGFDGLVLALVCVCFIVLVNGASGDDQDQNDGKETSRNYDLGGVEGERKRSSRVKKIIFSIPSAFIVFVLGVILAFVRRPGVVHEIKFGPSSIEVVKISKHAWKEGFIKGTIPQLPLSVLNSVIAVCKLSSDLFPGKDFSVTSLSVTVGLMNLVGGWFGAMPSCHGAGGLAGQYKFGGRSGGCVAILGAAKLVLGFVLGTSLAHFFNQFPVGILGVLLLFAGIELAMASRDINTKEDSFVMLICTAVSLVGSSAALGFLCGMIVSGLLWLRTWITSSKPTSRDG from the coding sequence ATGGCATCATCACCACCCAACCCTCCTCCATTTTCAACCACAGACCCAGAAGCTCTGCAGCTtcccaccgccgccaccactgaCACCCCTCCAACCACCGCTTTCTCCGCCGTACAGAAACTAAAACGCAACTTAATCCTCCACTCAACATGGGCTGAACTCAACGGAGCCATGGGCGACCTCGGCACCTACATACCCATCGTTCTCTCACTCACCTTAGCCAAAAACCTCAACCTGGGCACCACATTGATTTTCACAGGGATGTACAACATCATCACCGGCGCAATCTACGGCGTCCCCATGCCGGTTCAGCCCATGAAGTCCATCGCCGCCGAGGCCCTCTCCGACCCCAACTTCGCCGTGCCGGAGATCATGGCCTCCGGGATATTGACCGGAGCCGTGTTGATGGTTCTGGGTTGTACAGGGTTGATGCAGTTGGCCTACAAGCTCATTCCTCTATGCGTTGTCAGAGGGATTCAGCTCGCACAGGGCTTGTCTTTTGCCTTCACTGCTGTGAAATATGTTAGAAAAGTGCAGAATCTGCCTAAGTCTAAAGCCTTGGAGAATCGGCACTGGTTTGGATTTGATGGGTTGGTTTTAGCACTTGTATGTGTCTGTTTTATTGTCTTAGTGAATGGTGCTTCTGGTGATGATCAGGATCAAAATGATGGTAAAGAAACTAGTAGAAACTATGATTTGGGGGGTGTTGAAGGGGAAAGGAAAAGGAGTAGTAGAGTGAAGAAGATAATTTTCTCAATTCCTTCTGCTTTTATAGTGTTTGTGTTGGGTGTGATTTTGGCTTTCGTGAGAAGGCCAGGGGTGGTGCATGAAATCAAATTTGGGCCTTCCTCTATAGAGGTAGTGAAAATTTCTAAGCATGCATGGAAGGAAGGTTTCATCAAGGGGACAATTCCTCAGCTTCCATTGTCAGTTTTGAACTCTGTGATAGCTGTTTGCAAACTTTCCTCTGACCTGTTTCCAGGGAAGGATTTCTCAGTGACTTCACTTTCAGTGACAGTGGGTTTGATGAACCTTGTGGGTGGGTGGTTTGGGGCCATGCCAAGCTGCCATGGTGCTGGTGGGTTAGCTGGACAGTACAAGTTTGGTGGGAGGAGTGGAGGGTGTGTGGCAATTCTTGGTGCAGCCAAATTGGTGTTGGGTTTTGTGTTGGGAACTTCTTTAGCTCATTTTTTCAACCAATTTCCAGTGGGAATCTTGGGGGTTCTGCTTTTGTTTGCTGGGATTGAATTGGCCATGGCTTCAAGGGACATCAATACCAAAGAGGATTCTTTTGTGATGCTTATTTGTACGGCTGTTTCTCTGGTGGGATCAAGTGCTGCTCTTGGATTTTTGTGTGGAATGATTGTTAGTGGACTTCTTTGGTTAAGGACTTGGATAACTAGCAGCAAGCCGACTTCTAGAGATGGGTAG
- the LOC130727441 gene encoding uncharacterized protein LOC130727441 isoform X2 — MLFEVCCGERLSDNMMVWGFKGPQVPRWDIIAEKLGFMLVFGDLVWIDMTQCRQRTVQKMWKTVIHGKSLQRRMLF; from the exons ATGCTATTTGAGGTGTGTTGTGGGGAAAGACTGTCGGATAACATGATG GTATGGGGCTTCAAAGGTCCACAAGTGCCTCG CTGGGACATAATTGCAGAGAAACTGGGTTTCATGTTGGTCTTTGGAGATTTAGTGTGGATTGATATGACTCAATGCAGGCAGAGAACTGTTCAAAAAATGTGGAAGACTGTCATACATGGCAAGTCCTTGCAG AGGAGaatgttattttaa